The Alosa alosa isolate M-15738 ecotype Scorff River chromosome 3, AALO_Geno_1.1, whole genome shotgun sequence nucleotide sequence TGGATCTGTAAATCTGTCCGCCTGTTTGGAATGCAACACTTGAGCGCTCAGCGGGCGCCTGGGAGCCTCCAGCTGAACAGGCCTGTCAGTCAGCGCCAGTGGAACGAGGAGGAAAGGCTGCACCGCTGATTGTGTGGAgccagtgggtgtgtgtgtgtttgcctgtgtgtaggtgggtgtgtgtgtaggtggaggtgtaagcgtgagtgtgtgtgtaggtgggggtgTAAGTATGAGTGTGCGGGCCCTCGTTAGGCACTGGTGTGTCCACACCCATGCACCAAGATACAGTGTTACAGCAGACTCACAGaaacatgtctttgtgtgtgtgggtgtgtttgtgcgtgtgtgtgtgtgtgtgtgtgggtgtgtttgttcatgtgtgtgtttgtgcatgtgtgtgtgtgtgtgtgtgtgtgtgtgtttagctgcaGCAGTGGCGTGCCTATCAGGAGGAGGTGGCTCAGCTGGAGGCAGCCATAGCAGAGCGGAggcgcgaggaggaggaggagaggctgaggaggcagcaggagcaggagtcGGCCAAGAGGACACGGCAGAAGGAGCAGGTACCTCTCctatgccctctctctctctcatttcatcaTTCCTACTCTCctatgccctctctctctcacttcatcaTTCCTACTCTTCTCtgcacttgctctctctctctctctcgctctgcactttcttgaatttcccctggggatcaataaagtatctatctatctatctatctatctatctctctcttctctctctgcactttctctctctctctatcctactCTTCTCTGTATGCCTCCTcctgtctccctttctctctctctgagaagtTTAGaataagctctctctctctctctctctgtctctctctctctctctctctctttctctctcctactcttctCTGCCTGGTTAATGCCCATGAGAGTGTAGAATAAGCTGTGTGTGGAGGACAGGATGGAGGGATGCAGAAGAGCAGCAGTGGAGGATGAGTGCAGAAGCAGAAGTTCCCCGTGTGCTCTCCATCATTAGCGTGATGAATGGTTCACTGGGCTGTTGAGGTGCTTCCTCAAccacctgtgtttgtgttgggtgtgtgagcatgtgagagcgcgtgaggtgtgtgtgtgtgtgtgtgtgtgtttgtgtgtgccgaGGTGGGGTTGATAGCCCTGCTGATTTCGGTAATGAAGTCCCCCTCGGAGAGCTTTCCAGTGGGCGGTGCCCCCAAACTGAGTCGGGGAAATCACTGATTAACGATGCCGTTTAGGTGCTAATGGATTACACACACTTCTGCCTGGTCATCGTGCCGACATAATGAAGCATTATCTCATTTTTCTCCCCAAACAGATTTGTTTTCCTGCCACACAGAGAATCAATAGGACAATAGGACATGATGGGCGTGCGAGAGGCGGCGCTAGTCACgatctgtccctccctctcatcaCACCCCTTGCCATGAACGTCTGCCGTCTTATTCTTAATGCcatctcttattttttcatccATTATGTCTAAATCCACTGAACTCCTGTCTCAATGATGCCACTGGCAATGCCATAGTTATGAGTGGATGTACTTGGTGATGACTCGACAAGACATTTCCAGATTGTTGTACGCAGTGTTTGCAAAAACTCAAACTCTCCCAAGAACTAAAAGGCCAGCTCAAGTGCGTCTGTTGTCACAGACAGGCTGCACTGGGTGGGTAACTGAAACGTTCTGTTCACAGAGAGTGAAAATATGCTAGTATAGAAAATAGATTGGTCTTTTTTTTAGATGCGCGCACCGCTCTCACGGCTGGTGTCTGGtacagttccattgattatagttgAGGCTAATTGTTGCGGTATCAGCTGTGTGTAGCCTGGCTGTTAGGGGTAACTTTTGCTTTGATACAATGTGAGAATTAAACATTCTCTGTGGAAGTACTTAAGTCATCAGCCATTTTCTCTGCTTCTCATCTGTCTTCTATAGAATCTATAGGATACAACAAAGGAACATAAAGCGTGCTCACTTCAAAGAATGACTCCACActaacacatactaacacacacacacacacacacacacacactctaacacacacacacacacacacacacacacacacacacacacacacacacacactacacacacacactaacacacacacacacacacacacacacacacacacacaaacacacacacacacacacacacactacacacacaccactaccacacacacacacactaccacacacacacatacagcacaaacacacacacacacactacccacacacacacacacacacacaccacacacacacactacacacacacacacacacacacacccacacacacacacacactaccactaccatacacacacacatacagtacacacacacacacacaaacggtaccccacacacacaggcacacacatattcacacacatatgctttgAACAAAGCAAACATAGTATACACCCCCACTGGCTCACTGGTCCCCTTGTCTCGCTGCCTCTTTCAGGTGAAGCAGTTCTACGCGGAGCTGAGCCGGAGGAGGGAGGTGGTGCAGCGGAGGGACGAGGAGCGGCTGCGCGTGCTCAGGAGTGCTATGGAGGAGCAGGCCAGGAGAGACCGGGAGAGGTGAGCCTCCTCCTCCCTTGCAGGAGTCACCTCCtcagggctgagctacaccaggcacgtaactgaagctttgcgtctgctgcaacaattagcttccgctgtaatcaatggaagtagctacaccataCGTGATAGCAGCgtgtacgttcgaaaaaaatagaccattcttctaaaatgtatttttatgcgtcgcgaacggaacgcttcagttacgcgcctggtgtagcttccctgtcaCACCAGCACGCCCTCTGCTGCAGTGAGCCGGGCAGCAAACAACACACCAGCTCTAACGCACTACTCTCAGACTCAACCCTAGTGCTTGTGCAGATTCATGTGCACAGACGGCATGTCATACGGGCGGTGTGTGCgtttggtgtgtttgcacatttGCAGGATAGGGATAGAGAGCATAAGGCAGGGAAAGATCCGCTTTGGAAAATTCCCGAGTTTCCCTAAATCCCAATCTCCCCAGCCACCAGTGGGAGCAAATACTGCCAGCCGTGAAGTTGCACACGTGCTTCCATGTGCGTCCATGCTCATTTCACACGCTCTGACGTTACACGGATGACTTTGCAGCGCTGACATCCCATAATCACCACGCGTGCACGCCTCGCCGCCATGTCAGCAGAGCCCGAGGCGAGCCCTTATCTCCCAACCCACATGTCAAATGAATTAGTCCACTTCGAGCCCCGGACGCGCGTCTCTCTCTGCAGCCGAGGGATCGTGTGACTCTGAGGCGGGTCTAATGATGGCCAGTGCCGCGGCTCAGCGCTCAGGGCTCAGTCAGCGGGGGGTGCATTGTTATCAGTCACGGGCCAGGTGCAGGACCTGCAGCCACCACTGCTGAGAGTGCAGCACGCAAAgtttggggagagagagagagtaaaggagagagagagcaacggagggagggagggacagagggagagtcagtggagaggagagagagtcagagggtGTAGGGGAGAAGAAGGataacctttgtgtgtgtgtgtgtgtttgtgtgtgtgtgtgtgtgtgtgtgtgtgtttgtatatctaTGTGTTGAGGGTCAtgagtgtatttttttttgtcaggaatAGATGAGCTTGTGGGGCTCGTGTGTGGTTTTCTGTATGTCAAGCCCACGATAAACTACAGTGTGGTGCTGTGGATAAGATACTGTACTGTGCTGGTATGTGTGCATGATAAACTACAGTGCGGTGCTATGGGTGAGATAATGGACGTGctggtatgtgtgcatgcactgctGATgcgtctctcgctctctctgtttgCTTTGGTCTCTGACTGGCTCTCTCACAGGGTGCAGTTTCGCGGAGAGCTGCTGGAGCAGCGCAGAGAGGACAAGGAGGCGCAGGCTCTGCAGAAACtcaaggaagaggaggagagagaggagcggcTACAAGCCCTGCGCAACCAGGTCTCTTTTTCtgctactcactcactcacactcactcactcaaaagcACTCACTCACCATCACTAACTTACTCTCAATCACCCATTAACTCACCTTTACCCACTCACTCAAAATAATTTACTTTCTCACTCATtcacaatcactcactcacaatcaCTCATtcacaatcactcactcactcactcactcactcacaatttCTCTCACTTACTCGATcgttgcactcattcactcagtgTCTCAATCATGATCATGctcattcacatactgtacatacatacaaaaaatgcgcacacacacacacacacacacacacacacacacacacacacacacacacacacacacacacacacacacaccctttcattCTCAATATCTACCCGTCTCTCCCCTTCCGTCAGTCTCTCTCCTCACCGTCTGTTCCTCCATTAGAAGTCAGTTTTATCTGTCCCATCATCAGATTGCCTCTGTCATTTAAAGCACTGCACTAGAATGGTCGCATTCCACCAATGTCGACTCAGGTGCTGCGTTCATTTCATAGCACTACCGCCCCCTGCTGGGCGTATGTGATGGTGTAGCTGGCATATTTCCGTACTCATTTCCCTGAAGCAAAACTTTTTAATTAGCACCATGCTTAAGCCTCTTTAGAAaacctctcattttctctctctctctctctctctctctctctctctctctctctttctctttctctctctctctctctctctctctttctctctctcactctctctgtaggTGGCTGTAGTGGCTGATCCTGACCCAGAGAGGATGATGGGAGATACAAGGGCTTCAAAGAGGCGACAGCAACTAGCAGATGAAGAGTTTGTGCTCCAAAGACCCCTCTACTACCTGAACACTTACACGGATACACAGGtgatgcacacatgtacactcacacacacacacacatggatgcacacaaGTTCATAGACATAGACAAGTTCAGGAGCTTGCACATCTGATACTCATCCTTGACATCTGTTTGATAATCACAATCACCTATCTTCACAAtcattctcactcactcaaaagCACTCACTCACCATTTCACTAACTCACTCCTCTCAATCACCCATTCAAAGCGCTCACTCACCATCACTCACTCTCAATCCGTATTAACTACTTTCTCACTCATTTACAATCACTCATTCACAAATCACTCCATTCAcaatcactcattcactcctcactCCCTCTACCACTCACTCCTGAGATTTCTCTTACTCGGTCAAGCACTCCATTCACTCAGTGTCTCAATCATGATCATGctcattcacatactgtacatacatacaaaaatgcgcacacacacacacacacacacggatacaagaacacacacacacacacacacacacacacacacacacacacacacacacaccgcctttcATTCTCAATATCTACCGTCTCCCCTTCCGTcagtctctctcctcaccttgACTGCACTGTCTGTTCCTCCATTAGGAAGTCAGTTTATCTGTCCATCATCAGATTGCCTCTGTTGTCATTTAAAGCACTGCACTAGAATGGTCGCATTCAAACAAATGTCGACTCAGGTGCTGCGTTCATTTCATAGCACTACTACCCCTGCTGGGCGTATGTGATGGTGTAGCTGGCATATTTCCGTACTCATTTCCCTGAAGCAAAACTTTTTTTAATTAGCACCATGCTTAAGCCTCTTTAgaaatttttctctctctctctctctctctctctctctctctctctctctttctttctctttctctctctctctctctctctctctctctctctctcactctctgtaggTGGCTGTAGTGGCTGATCCTGACCCAGAGAGGATGATGGGAGATACAAAGGCTTCAAAGAGGCGACAGCAACTAGCAGATGAAGAGTTTGTGCTCCAAAGACCCCTCTACTACCTGAACACTTACACGGATACACAGGtgatgcacacatgtacactcacacacacacacacatggatgcacacaaGTTCATAGACATAGACAAGTTCAGGAGCTTGCACATCTGATACTCATCCTTGACATCTGTTTGATAAACAATCTCTGTATAAACAGTCATCTCTGTGGACATTTTTAAGTAAACGGTTTTGAGAGACCTCCACAATTTGACGAAGGCCCTACAACAATGTTtgagaagggaagggaaggatGAGCATCATACAGGAATCCTTTACTCATCTACTCTCAAGGCCAAACAATGAGTTGGTACACATTAACTATACCTAATCAGCAGGATGTTTCTTTGCTCTATGTGGGAATGAGGGAAGTGTAGCAAGTCGATGTGTACAAACATGCCTGCATCATGTCATTTATGTTAGCCTCTATGAAACTTCTACATAGTCAGTCACCTGATTGTCCCAAACATAAACTTCTTAGAATGGCATAAAGAGCTCTTCCCCTTTTGTTGTTTGGGAAATGTGCCTTATGTTACTGTCATTGTCTTTAATCTTAAGTCCTGTCTAATAGTGCAGATGGAGTGAATTGGCCCTCTAAAATACACCCTGAATGAATGCTGctgatgatatgatatgatatgatatgatattgtGTTCAATAttaatccaagacaactggtgtgagactgcagctttattctcGATACCGggagcatgttacccacatgaaatgtcaaagtaacaagcccaaGACAATTCTTatacacttaacacacacatggaaaatcaCAAGATACCTCCCCCACCAATGATAACAGAGATCAGGCCTAATGGCCTTCTAATGGCCTAGGACAGGTAGCCAGCTGGACGACTATGAGACGACTAACAAGTCGCCTGCAGATCACGTTCTAAAAACATCCTCCATTGTGAAGTTTTTTGTGAAGTTCTAAATTGaagaccagaaccattttaagaataTACAAAGCCACATATTTGTAACATTAACTTGATATTGGTCATACCTTAGAAATTGTAGCTGGgttaaattttagcctttggATCCAAATCCCTTTCCCATTCATTCTTTAAACAAGAACAGAAGCAGAGCGCATACACGCTGTTCGCACGCATagagaataaaagaaaataaaagctTGCTCACCTGGTAGGTGCTTAcctggtgtagccaatggaagcatatatttGCAGTTCTGTGGCCATTCCGTGTTCGTGCCATAGGGTTcgtgcatgattgttcaaggacaGAAAACAATTGCTTCtgctcacaggccttttctcctctGTACTGCCTGGTGTAGCTATAGCACTAAAAATCTTAGGAAATACGAAATAGGGCTGTGCATTACCTGGTGAAAAAGATcttttgtcagatcatggagagatttcTGATGTGAAATAACTGTAAAAGGCCTCTGCATTAGTTAGGGTGGTGTTGGTGAttgctattgaaatgttaaaatggaATTGACCGAATTGAAATCATAACAGCTTCTGAATTCTTAATGATGGGTAATGCTTAAACTTGTAACCTAAATTATTCAAAAAGGTTGTatctttattatttaaaaaaattagaTAGATTTcccatgcaaactttgaaaattaaagtattgaagaatcagatgaaaatacacttgcttaatatataaaggCTTGTAGGCCACCTAATATTGatcatttaaatgtaaaaaatcacaTATTATGTAGGAGGATTACCCTCGCAAGAGGGGCGAGGGTCtatttgtttcaaatgagtagccctccatatgatgacccctggcctaggctatgtttgtGTCATTGGGGGTGAAGACAATCAGACACCCTACAACAAACAGTCTTCTCACACTCTGAAACTTTCCACAGAGGGAGGCTTCAGGGACACAGAAGAATGAAGGGCACCATATTCTCATAGTACATATGCATAGTTAAACTAAACATTTAAATAAATGAGAAACCTATAGAAAAATAATACCacaatatgatatgatatgaattttGTTTATAGTGTGGAAACTTTTCAGTGATACCACATGAGGTCCGTTCAATGATAGCTATACTGGACTACAAGTTCTAATCTAAAGTAATAGGCTGCGTGGGCTGTAGCCAGCGCCTGACATGAGATGCTGTATGAACTGTGTGCTGCTTACTCAGACAAACGTATCGATCACTgtaagtggggggggggggggggagaagaggagtggagagaaacAGTGAGCGGGTAGATTGACTGTGTCTGCTTCACCCATGCAGATTGTGTCTGATCCCAGAGTGAGGATCGAACAGGCCCTCCGCCAAGCAGGCCTGCACAGCACGCCCTACGCCAAGGAGCTCTTATCCACAGTCCAGCCCCCGAGACCACCAAGACGGGACACGCAGTCCATAGCCTTCAAATCCTGACATTAGTATCCACCCACACATAGGCACAGACGTACACAGACTACCAAAtgcgcctgcacacacagacacgctcataaacacacacacacgcacacacacgcacacacacacacacatgcacacatgtacacataaacacacagatcatAATCTGAATGTTCTCTGCCGCAACCCCTGTGATGACCTCAGTTCTGAAACATCTAGATGGCTGACTTGTTAATGATTCACATAGGCACAGGAACAAAACTAACAACATGACTATGAGCATTTTTCAACCCACAGTCCTAGGGTGGAACTGTCTAGAAATAATTGAACAAAAGATGGCCTCAGAATTGTTATTGAATCAGTAGAtaaaagataagataagattgCAGGCAATTTTCAGCCTACAATGAGTATTCCCATGGGTAGAGCCCTCCAGAAATTATTCTGCGGCAGTATTTCAAAATTGTTATCAGaacaaataaaatattgatTCTGTCTGAAAGAGTTTAAAGTGATCTTCTGAAATGATCTTCTTCTGCCCTCATATCTCTTGGGGACTTTTACTGTTGGGGAAAGTTACACGGTCACAATGCTCTTTAACAGTAACTCATAGGGCTCTTTACTGTTTGGCTTGGCAAAGGACACTGCAGCCAGGCCATAAAAAAACAGAATAGACATGCGACTTCTGGGTACTTGTGAGTAAGCAGGAATACACTCAGCTCCTATTAAGTCTGATCTCCAGAACACTGGTAAGGagccagggagagaggggagagggggcagagaggaaGACCAGcccatgcaggtgtgtgttgtgttggggtCTCTTATTTACTGAAGTGCTTGCAGCTCCAGTAAAATCCATTAACCTGCTAGTGGTGCGTGCTGGTTTTTCTCTCTCGGCAGAAGAGAGCACTTGACAGCGCTGACTCAAAGCCACGAGCGCATCCTCAGATTAATAATCAGGGAGCTGCTCACGACTCAGCTCTTTGCTCTGATTTCCCAACCATGTGAAATCCAAAGTGCTGTCACTAGACCTACAACGGGACACAAGGTCATTTAGTCATGTAACAGATTTTCATCTCGTCTGTGCATGCGTGTCGGCTCCATCTTCTTTGCCTCTTGCTGGCTATAGAGATAATTTGGCCCTCGAAAAGAAAATTGGACAACAAAAGCTTGATGATGTCATTGACTGTCCAGCCGAGCTTGGGTttgaagcatctgctaaatgatgCAATGGGAGATGTAATTCCAGGGTAATGGAGGGTCAGGAGATGAGCACTGTGCAGCTGGAATAGCAAGagcaaataggcctactagaTATAGACACTACTTAATGCTGAGAGCTATTTTCAGACTCATCTCTTCCAGATTTGAGTTTAGTGCTCCTGAAATAAACCTCCTAACTGCAAGTGCAGGACCTAATGAGGATGTTTTCATTCTTTAATTCTGCATTGTCATGGCACTTTTCATGAATACTTAAACCTATTACATTAACACTATGAAATGCAAAATTGTAAATGCATCTTTGTAACTGTAACCACAATAATATGAAATCCAGTGTATATGTTGAGAATAAATATTTGTTCTTGAGGATAGATGACAAAATATAGTCTTGGTGGGGGTTAAGCATTTCCATGGCTACAAACACCGTATCCATGGAAATGATCGCTCAAACTGCAGAGCAAAAGAGCAGAAACGGGGACTTCAGCAGGCAATAAATGCCACTGGTTCCTGCATGATCTGGCAAACAACACGCACACGCCTAATGCATTTCCGTGGCACAGTGGGGTACGTAGAGCACCCCTGGGCCAACAAGAGCTGGCAGAGCACCTAGTCAGCTCCCACACAGGTCTACTTCTCTGCTTGACACTTCCGAATAGTGCTTGTGAAATTAATTGGCTTTAATATATTGATTTCATTTTCTTCATTATGGCTTTATGTCATCACGTCTGCTTTTATCTGCTAAGTCTGAGACATGGTTCCTGCATTATTATTTAAGCACAATAGATTCTCCTTAAACAAGCTTTTTGGTCGTTTAAAAAGCAGTCACAGCCTCCTGGTGTTTACATGTGAAGACAAATATAGCTTAATGACTTGGCTGTAAAAGACACATTCTTATCAGTGCAATTATCAGTGATTTCAGGCAATAGTTAACAGAACATTCTTGTACTTTTCAGTAACTCAAATATCACATCTCAAGAGACCTTGAATTTGTTTGTCTCCAGTTTGATATCTCCCAGCCCTATAGCATTACATGGAAGGCCTTATGCAAAAGTCTAGAAATGCATCcccttttacagtttttctcgatcgttttgatacctgtgtcaactctgacatcacattttcaaaacagaCTTTCAAAACAcccatgtctgaacaaaagcactctggccaaaaggACACATTTTACTTGCAAAAGGCTGtcactctctcaaaacacttaaaaaaaacacagtaaaagcaaatcttgccttcaaacaacacatcctgtcgtcaaatcactgtgtgatttcaatcaatcaatacacactggacaacaaaatgcaaaatctagttctcaaaatgagcatttttgctatgtctatTTCTTTCTAATTTTTCAGGAATCAGGAAAAATTGtggaaagacaaaatgtactgtattaaaaaattcctcccaagatgtaactgtcatttaCATATAAGACCTAAACACCTAGgcaagacaaatttcattgaactactagtcatttttcatcgaaatagacttacagtaaacaccttttgtactgttttcttcactaaataggcaatacagtacagtagtctaaatgtgcattagatccgaTAGCCTATTGCAAATAGCAGCACAGAACAtacatctcttatggataatgaatgattggtaattaaagaattgtgcaaaggagtttcacacaggtgtatcagagattcagacttatgcaaggaatctataccacctgtgaaaagatgttttccttttgtttagcatgggaaaaccaatagagtttggggtttttaaatgacttctgctgtgcaaagaaagtgttcatgaagaccaagtggatcccagtttccttaagcaggtcaaagcaattgagaaaaactgtaagcttGCTGcgcaaaaataaacaatttactttaatacacacacacacacatatatatactatatccAGGCCCTCAAATTTCACCGTCTCAAAAGACATTGAATTTGCCTCCTGTCTGTTGTCTTCCATTCTGATCATTGCATGGAAGGCCTTCACAAGTTATCActttttaatcttaatttggtaacactttacttgacacaGGGTccctaatcctaactctaaccctaaacctaacttgttttgacaaaaaccaaatgagacttaataacagaaatgttatgtcataaatgtttatgacacgttcatgtcagtgtcatgtcactcttatgtcgatactatcaagtaaagtgtaacccttaATTTTAATCTAAATTTAATAACCAAATTtacgtttacacacacacacacacacacaaacatactacACAATACAATGATATAGTTTCGTCAAGGGTGTATTTAAAAAGCAGCAAGTAAAAACAAcatataaatgtacacattgAAATGATGCATCAAATCATGGAAACATATTTGCAACATTTACAACTAGGTAACAAAACATGAATGGTACTCCTAATACACATAACATACCTGAATagcctgaatttccccttggggatcaataaagtatctatctatctatcttacattacattacattacatttagcagacacttcttgaccaaagttacttacatatgtcagctatattacaagggatcacattgtccccggagcaacttggggttaagtgccttgctcaagggcacaacggtggaagccgggaattgaaccgacaggctactgcacgctagcccagctccttaaccactacactaccaccacccctatacacatttatacacataaATGAATTTACATTATAGCTCGAGAGTCTTAAACCCTCCACAACAAGCATTGCAACCATACTCTACACCAAAGAGCAAAAAAGGAACGATGGATAACTAATTATTAGATTTAACAGATATATTGTTTGTTATTCAGTGTCTAAAGTACCACTTTGAAAGTCACTTTTCCAAGTGCAGAAGTGCCAcggaagtataagtatataagtatatccTTCCAACAGTATATTTAATCAGCATCCCTTTTAAATAACTATTAACACTTTTGTACATATACACAGATCAGACTTGTGGCCTGGGTGGGCGGTATTTAGATCAGGCCCAGAGTCTTCTTGATGAACTGGGCGACTAGGCACTGGGGCCTCTGCTGGTACTCCACCAGCACCTCGTGGGGTGTGGAGATCTGGTCTCCGTCGAAGCGGTTCAACAGAGTCACGCACACCACAGCAGCTGCAGAAAAACAACAAGGCATCAtcaaggggggggggtgaactagtaaactagtaaaGGTTGCTACTGGTAACATGGTTCATCTACAGATTCAGATTCAATTGGCAAGTCAGCTATATGAGCTTGCTCGTAAGTGACTTTGGTCGCCCTGCTAGATGTCTCATATAATGTATGAGGGTGAGTGAGTGTAATACCTTTGAGGTTGCATACACGACACATGGCAGCGAACACAGTGGACTCCATCTCAATATTCCTGACACCAGCATCGTAGGCTTTCCTCAGGTACTCCAGCTTCTCCTCGGTGGAGAAGGAGCACAGAGCTCCGTCCAGCCGACCCTGACCTGAGCGGGGGAGAGGACACACGACACCGGTCAGTCACCACCCCTCTGGTGTCTTCATTTCAAGTGCCATAAGCAGGCGGTCATTAGAAATCACTACCTTCATAGAAATCGTAGGTGCACATGGTGTTCCCGATGACGGTGGGCAGATCAGGCATCTCCCTGGAGTACTGCAGTAGCTCATCTGCCAGATCCGCGTCCAGCTCTGTGCTCCTGACAATCACCTTCCCCAGGACCACCTGGTCAAACTGGGGCCTGAAGAAGCTGTCCACGGCTTTGTCTGTG carries:
- the LOC125291551 gene encoding uridine phosphorylase 2-like; translated protein: MAPILINCMGTEQEDYIKPQIHVKNPHLDLMEEDILYHFNLGTKTHNLPEMFGDVKFVCVGGSANRMRAFAKFMHQELGLPGDTDEITDICEGTDRYSMYKVGPVLSISHGMGVPSISIMLHELIKLLHHASCRDVNIFRIGTSGGIGLAPGTVVVTDKAVDSFFRPQFDQVVLGKVIVRSTELDADLADELLQYSREMPDLPTVIGNTMCTYDFYEGQGRLDGALCSFSTEEKLEYLRKAYDAGVRNIEMESTVFAAMCRVCNLKAAVVCVTLLNRFDGDQISTPHEVLVEYQQRPQCLVAQFIKKTLGLI